ACCGAACCGCCGGCCGACATCAGGCAGATGTCGACATCGGCAAAATCGTAGTGCTCGAGCGCTTTGACCTTCAACGTGCGGTCGCCATAGGACACCTCGACGCCGACGCTGCGGCGTGAGGCCAGCGCGACGACCTCGTCCGCCGGGAATTGCCGCTCGTCGAGAATATTGAGCATTTCCCGTCCGACATTGCCGGTCGCGCCGACCACTGCGACTTTGTAACCCATCGTTCACTCTCCGAAGAAATTTGGCCGGCCGCGCGTGTCAGCGGAAACCGAAGCGGCAGCGCTTCTATGCGAGAAACGTCCCTGACACAACGTTACCACGATGTCTCGCATCCGATGCAGTCCGATTCGGCCAGAACAGCCGCAGCGCCCCGATCCGCGTCCGTCCTGCAGGGGCTCCAGGGCTTCGCGGACGAGGTCTGCGGCACCTTTGCGCGCCTGTTCGCCTATGTGGGGGCTCTGGCGCTGATCGCCATGCTCGGGGTGGCCGGCTGGAATCATCTCGACGACGGCGACGCTTTGCCCGGCCGTGCCGGCTGGACCTTGGCCGACGCCGCAGTGCCGGCGTTCTCGCTTCGTCTCACCGACCAGCCCGACAGGACCGCCACCTACACCGTGCTCATCCACCCGGAAGGCGGCCGCAAGGACGTGTTGCGCTGGGGCGAACCCGCCGATCGCCCCGCTGCCGAGCTCGAGGTCTACCGGTTCGGACCGGAGCGCGATGCAAGGCGTGATCCCCGGGCCGATCTGGCGGCCCGGATGGGGCGCAACTCCGCCTCCGAGCTCGAGACCGCCGGCGTGATCGACAGCCGGTTCGGCCCCGTCAGTCTGGTTCGCCGGGCCGGGGCTCCCGAGGGCGCCGGAGCCTGCCTCGGCTTTCTCAAGACCATCGCCGAGCCGAGCTTGCGGATCTCCGGCTGGTCGTGCCAGGGCGTGACGATGCCGATGCGCCGCGCCATGGTCGGGTGCATGCTCAACCGGCTGACCCTGCTGGCGCCCGAGCAGCACCGGGCCCTGAGCCAGCTGTTCATGGGGTCCGATCAGCGGCGCGGCGGCTGCGACGAACCCGCCATCGCCACCGGCAGCGCTGATTGGGTGACGTCGACCGCCAATCCGAGGCTGCGCGGCGCCTTGTGAATGTCTGCCTGCGTCCGGATGTTGCTGGGCGTGACCGCATCCTATTCGACCCGTCAAACCCACGGGCAAGTGACGGATATTGATGCAACTTTCCCGCCACAGCAGGGATTTATCTTGCCCGTCGCCGCGGGAATGACCTTGTGATGCCACAGCCGACCCAGATATTGTGCGGGCCAAATCATGCGCATGGCGAGCGCCCGCCCCTTTTGGCGCGAGGAAGAGGACGTGATGATCGAATTTCCTGCTGCGACCCGGGTCATGGCCTTGGCGGTGATCGCCGCGACGGGCCTTGCCGTCACGTCTCTTGCCGCCACCTCGGCGGATGCCGCCACCACCAAGCGCCGCGTGACGACCACCTATAGCAGCGGCAATCCGAACTATTCCTACCAGTCCGGCCCGCGCACCCGCATCTACATCACCCGCCGCTCGTTCCTCGACGGCGGCACCGAGGTGCTCCCGGGCGACCGCAAGTTCTCGGATTACGCGTTCCCGCCGGCCGTCGGCTATCCGTCGTTCGCCCGCGAGAACCTGAACCGCCCGATCGACCGTCAGCCGCTGATGGCGCCGTCCGATCTCGGTGGCTATCCGACCCGGATTCCGATCCCCTACTGAGGGCGGCCGCATCGTCAGATCATCAAGGCCGGGCCCCGCCCGGCTTTTTGTTGTTTTGCCGCGCTGACGTTCCATCGCGTCGTCATCGATCATGAGCTGGTCACTGCTCGATTTCGAACGTGTGAGACGACCGTTCGGAGACATGGCTGACACATCGCTACACGCCGATGGAGGCCAGCCCGTTCCCACCCCTCAGTGTCACCCCGGCGAACGCCGGATCCATAACCACCGGCCGGCATGCCCCCCCGGTCTCATCGCTCCAGCGTGCCTCACACCCATGTCGGGGAGTCTGGGTCCCTGCGTTCACCGGGACGACACCGGAATTTTCGGCACGACTGGTCATCCTCGCACCCGCTTTCGCGTCCGAGTCTTTACTCGTCTGATCGCCCTCTCCTTGCAGAGGGCGCAGGGAAGGCCGGGCCTCGGCTGAGGCCCGTGGCCCCCGTGCGGAAAAAATGCACGGGGCAGGAACCACAGGTACAGCCGGATCGACCCGGCCTTCCCTGCGCGATGGTTTTCACGCTTACTCTACGCTCTCCCCGGTGTCCGGCCTGTTAGCCACCGTCGTCGTCGGGATCATCGCCCTTCCGACTTGGCGCCAGCATCGGGGCGCCAGGACCACGCAGCTTCACGTCCGCAAGAGCCTCGTTCGTCCGCATGTCCCTAGGACATGCTGCGAGCCCTCGCGGCCACCGCATTCCCGCCTCACGCCTCGTGACGATCGCGAAACGTCCCTCGCAAGCGAAGCGGGATGGAGGGAGAAGACCATGGATTCTGGAAAAACGAAAGTGGAATTCTTGGCGGAGGCCGACTGATCAAGCGGAGGAGATTGAAATCGCTGGCGAAATAAGTTCTTCGCCGCGGAGGGAATAGAGCCACGGGACGACCGGCAACCTCCGTCAATCGCCATCGATCGCACCCGAGAGCTGATCTGATTTGCCCGACGAGCAGTCGCGACAAGCAAGCGTGCGAGTTGGCTACTCCGTCATGCCCGGGCTTCTCCCAGGCATCCACGTCCTTCCCAGGATGCCTCGCGACGTGGATGGCCGGGACGAGCCCGGCCATGACGACGCGGAGATGGACCGCCGCAAACTCAGATCATCATATGCGATCGCCCGGCCCGACCTCGCACCGGTCTCAATCGTAAAGCACAGCCGCGATCTTCGGGTCGGTGATGTTGGACTTGTCGTACCAATAGAAGCCGGTGTCGGTGACCTTCGGCAGCTTCTCGCCCTTCAACGCCTTGACCGCTGACTCCACGGTGCAACTGCCGATGCCGATCGGGTTCTGGGTGATGGCGCCGGCCATCTCGCCCGACATGATCGCGGCCTTCTGCTGCTTGCCGGAATCGTAGCCGATCACGACGATCTTCTTCTTCATCTCCTTGACGCCGTTGAGCACGCCGATCGCCGAGCCCTCATTGGCGCCGAAGATGCCCTTGAGGTTCGGATTGGCCTGCAGGATCGACTTGGTGATCTCGGTCGATTTGAGCTGATCGCCGCCGCCATACTGCACGCTGACGATCTTGATGTTCGGATGCTTGTCCTTGATGCGCTTGAGGAAGCCGTCGCGACGGTCGATGCCGGTGCGGCTGGTCTGGTCGTGCACGACCACGGCGACGTCGCCGGCATCGCCGATCATGTCGGCCATCTTGTCAGCGGCGAGGCCCGCCGCGGCGAGGTTGTCGGTGGTGCAGGTGGTCAGCGGAATGTCGCTGTCGACGCCGGAGTCGAAGGCGATCACCGGGATCTTGGCGGCTTGCGCCTTCTTCAGGAGCGGAATGGCGGCCTTGGAATCGAGCGCGGCGAAGCCGATCGCCTGCGGCTTCTTGGCGAGCGCCGCGGAGAGCATGTCGATCTGCTTGTCGACCATGGCCTCGGTTTCCGGTCCTTCGAAGCTGATCTTGACGTTGGCGGCCTTCGCGGCCTGCTCGGCGCCGAGCTTCACCGCCTGCCAGAACTGGTGCTGGAAGCCCTTGGAGACGAGGGGGATGTAGACATCATCGGCACGCGCGCTCGCGGACACTCCCGCGACCATGAGGGCGCCGAGCGCGACGCCGAGGAGATGCTTGCTCAACATTGGTGCTTCCTCTGCTCTCTTCAGTGACCTTGTCGTTACAGTGATGATCGTGGTCGTCGCCGCTCGCTGTCGGCGGGCAGCGCAGTCTTCAGCGCGACGTCGGAGCGGTGCTGGTCGCTGGTCCTCCTTGAAGGGTCAGGCGCGGTTTCGACGGAGCATGTCGGCGTAAACAGCGAGAATGATGATGACCCCGGTGACGACGAATTGCCATTCCTGGGCCACCGAGAGGATGCGCAAGCCGTTGGTCAGAACGCTCATGATGAAGGCCCCGATGATGGTGCCGAGAATGGTGCCGGTGCCGCCGCTCAGCGACGTGCCGCCGATCACGACGGCAGCGATCGCATCGAGCTCATAGCCCTGGCCGAGCGCCGGCTGGGCGGAATTGATGCGCGACGCGATCAGCAGTCCCGCGACTCCGCAGATGGCGCCGCCGAGGCCGTAGATGATGATCTTCCAGCGGTCGACATTGACGCCGGAGAGCCGCACCGCCTCCTCGTTGCTGCCTATCGCGAAAGTGTAGCGGCCGAGCGCGGTGCGGTTGAGAACGACGGAGGCCAGCACCGCCATCACGAACAGGATCAGGGCTGCATTGGGAATCGGCAGCGCCGGCACGAGCGTGCCGAGCAGCGAGTCCTGCGAGATCATCGAGAAGTTCTCGGTGTTGGTGAAATAGATCGGCTTGCTGCCGGAGACGACCAGGGCCAGCCCCTTCAGCACCAGCATCATGCCGAGCGTCGCGATGAACGGCGGCACCTTCATCTTGGTGATGACCGTGCCCGACAGCGCGCCGCTGAGCGCGCCGGTCACGATCGCCGCGACGATGCCGGTCCACATCGGCAGCTCCCAATAGGTGAGGAACACGCCGGCCATCACCGCGCAGAAGGTCATCAGCGTGCCGACCGACAGATCGATGCCGGCGGTGATGATCACGAAGGTCGAGGCGATCGCCAGCACGCCGTTGACCGCGGTCGCCTGCAGGATGTTGATCATGTTGTCGGTCTGCATGAACGCCGGCGAGGCGAAGCTGAAATAGGCCAGCAGCAGCACGAGGCTCGCGAACGCCAGCAGCTTCTGCAGCGCTGCAGGCCCGAGCAGACGGCGCCGCAGCGCGGCCATCGCGCCGCTCGGCGCGAGGCCATCCTTGACCTGATCCTTGACCAATGCGGGGTCGCTCATGCCGTCAGCCTGCCTTCATGGTTTCGCGCTGGGTGGCCAGATGCATGATCCGCTCCTGCGTGGCCTCGTCCGGCGACAATTCGCCGGTGATGCGGCCCTCGCACATCACGACGATGCGATCGCTCATCCTGATCACCTCGGGAAGCTCCGAGGAAATCATGACGATCGCCTTGCCCTGGTCGGCCAGCGCGCGCAGCAGGCGGTAGATCTCGTTCTTGGCGCCGATGTCGATGCCGCGCGTCGGCTCGTCGAAGAACAGGATGTCGCAATCGCGATCGAGCCATTTGGCGATCACGATCTTCTGCTGGTTGCCGCCGGATAGCAGGCGAACCTGCTGCGACGCCGAAGGCGTGCGGATGTTCAGCATCCGGATGAAGCGGCCGGCGGTGTCGCGGATCGCGCGCTTCCTGAGCATGAACTTCATTGCAAGGTAGTTCGCGAGGTTCGACATCACGACGTTGGACTCGACGTCCATGCCGGTGGCGAGGCCGAAGCGCTTGCGGTCCTCGGAGAGATAGCCGATGCCGTGGGCGACCGCATGCGCCGGCGAGCGGATCGTCACCTTGCGATTGTCGACGAGAATATCCCCGGACGGAACGGCGTCGGCGCCGAAGATCGCGCGCGCGACCTCGGTGCGGCCGGCCCCCATCAGGCCGGCAAAGCCGAGGATCTCGCCCTTGCGCAGGGTGAAGCTGACGTCGCGGACCAGCGGCCCGCAGTTGAGCCCGCGCACCTCCAGCGCGATCGCGCCGACGGGCTGCGTGCCCGCGACGCGGGCGTCGCCCAAGGTGCGGCCCACCATCATGCCGATGATGGTCTCGATCGTGGTGGTCTCGGCCGGCACCGTCGCGACATACTCGCCGTCGCGCAGCACGGTGACGCGATCGGCGATCTGCTTCAGCTCGTCCATCTTGTGGGAGATGTAGACGATGCCGACGCCGCGTGCCTTCAAGGCGCGGATCATCTTGAACAGCTCGGCGATCTCGCGATCGTTCAGCGCGGCGGTCGGCTCGTCCATGATCAGGACGCGCGAGTTGAAGGACAGCGCCTTGGCGATCTCCACCATCTGCTGCCTGGCCACCGTCAGCCCGCCGACTGTCGTGCGCGGGTCGATCGACAGATTGAGCTGGGCAAGCAGCTCGGCCGCCTGCCGGTTGAGCCTGTCCTCATCGAGCAGCAGCCCGAACGCCTTCATCGGCTCGCGCCCGATGAAGATGTTCTGCGCCACCGTGAGGTGGTTCATCAGTTGCAGCTCCTGATGAATGATGCCGATGCCGGCGGCCTGCGCCTCGCGCGGTCCTGGAAAATCGACGCTGGCGCCGTCGTAGATGATCTCGCCGGAGTCCTTGCGGTAGACGCCGGCGAGGATCTTCATCAGGGTCGACTTGCCGGCGCCGTTCTCGCCCATCACGGCATGGACCTCGCCGGCGCGCAGCTCGAACCTGACATTGTGCAGCGCCCGGACGCCGGGGAAGCTCTTGCACAGCCCGTGAACGGAGATGAGCGGCGCAGTCATGCGTCAGCGTTTGTGGTGAGGGAGGTTGCGTACAATCGCCACGGGGCGGTGGTCGCGACATTGGCGACGACACCATGCACGGCGAGCGACATATCGCATCGCAAGCGCGATCACATTCATCCTCCCCAGCCTTCGCACGCATCATGTCGAACGCGTGCGAGCCCGCGTCCATTCAATGGCGCGGCGTTGGGGTCAGGCTATTCATCCGGGGATGAAAGTCTATAGGTAAAATCGACAGGCCTTGCGATGCGCCTGCAGGACGCGACCGCGGAATAGCGACGACGCGCCCGGTGGCGCGATCGAACACGTCGTGCGTTGAATTTGCGCTATCTCGACAACGACGGTGAGCCCCCCCTCCCCCTTGCGGGGAGGGGTCGGGGGTGGGGGTCCCCGGGCGATACTTGATGTGATGAGTTCGGGTCGAGACGTGCAACGACGAAAAGTAATCGTCTGGGCAGGTGAGACGGTGCCTCAAGCGGGGCTCACTGGGTGTGGACCCCCACCCCCGACCCCTCCCCGCAAGGGGGAGGGGAGTGCACCTTCGGCGCGGCGGAACCTCGGCTCCGACTACGCCGTGAGCTTCTCCAGCTCCTTGATGATCGCCTCACCCATCTGCGCGGTCGAGGCCGGGGTCGAGCCTTCGGCCTTGATGTCGGCGGTGCGCAGGCCCGAGGCGAGCACGGCGGCGATGGCGGCGTCGAGCTTGTCGGCGAGCGCGCCCATGTCGAAGGAGTAGCGCAGCGCCATGCCGAACGACGTCAGCATCGCGATCGGGTTGGCGAGACCCTTGCCGGCAATGTCCGGCGCCGAGCCGTGCACCGGCTCGTACAGCGCGCGGCGCTTGTGGGTCTTGGCGTCGACCTCGCCGAGCGAAGCCGACGGCAGCATGCCGAGCGATCCCGTCAGCATCGCCGCGATGTCCGAGAGCATGTCGCCGAACAGGTTGTCGGTGACGATGACGTCGAACATCTTCGGATACTTGACCAGATTCATGCCGCCGGAATCGGCGAGCTGGTGCTCGAGCGTGACGTCCTTGTATTCGCGATTGTGGACCGCGGTGACGACCTCGTTCCAGAGCACGCCCGACTTCATGACGTTGCGCTTCTCCATCGACGTCACCTTGTTGCGGCGCTTGCGCGCGAGGTCGAAGGCGACGCGGGCGATGCGCTCGATCTCATAGGTGTCGTAGACCTGGGTATCGACGGCGCGCTTCTGGCCATTGCCGAGATCGGTGATGGTCTTGGGCTCGCCGAAATACACGCCGCCGGTGAGCTCGCGCACGATCATGATGTCGAGGCCCTCGACGATCTCGCGCTTCAGGCTGGAGGCATCGGCGAGCGCCGGATAGCACACGGCCGGACGCAGATTGGCGAACAGACCGAGATCCTTGCGCAGGCGCAGCAGGCCCGCCTCGGGGCGGACCTCGTAGGGAACGCCGTCCCACTTCGGACCGCCGACGGCGCCGAAGATGATGGCATCCGCCGCCTTGGCCTTGTCCATGTCGGCTTCCGAGATCGACGCGCCGTGGGCGTCATAGGCGGCGCCGCCGACCAGACCCTCCTCGGTCTCGAACGAGGCCAGCCCCTTGGCGTTGAGCCAGCCGATCAGCCGCTTCACCTCGGCCATCACTTCAGGGCCGATGCCGTCGCCGGGCAGCAAAAGGAGCTTCTGGGTCGCCATGGTCGTTGTCCTCACGGGGCTTGTCATGCCGGGGCCTGAGCCCGGACATCCGTCATCTTTTGGTTGGATTGCCGGCTCGCCCCGATGGGTCGGGGACAGCAGCCCGGCAATGACGAGAGTTGCAAAATCGGCGGAGTGCTAAAGCGCTCCTGCGCGGTTGGCAAGCCACCATTGCCGCCGCCCGCCTTCTGTCGCGCCGGGCAAGGCTGTACTGTGCTCGAAACTGGCGGCCGAGCAGCATGATTTGCCGGATATGCGCCACGCCGGAGCATGTCTTGCCGATCTCCCGTTCCGATCCGCCGCCGGCCCACCCGGCGCTGACCAACCTCACGCTGTCGCTCGGTCCCATCATCGGTCTCGGCATCGGCCGCTTCGCCTATGCGCTGGTGCTGCCGGACATGCGCGACACGCTGCACTGGTCGTATTCGGCGGCGGGTTTCATGAACACGGTGAACGCCGCCGGCTATCTGATCGGGGCGTTGATCGCCGCGCAGACGGCCCGGCGGTTCGGCGGGCTGACCGCGGTGCGCGGCGGCACGCTGGCGGCTTTGGTCTCTCTCGTCGTCTGCGCCATGACGGGCGACTTCATTGCGCTCAGCCTGGCGCGGCTCGTGACCGGCATCGGCGCCGGCGTGGCGCTGGTGGCCGGCGGCGCGGTGGCGGCGCGGGTCGCCTTGGCGCGGCCGGCGCAGGCGAGCTTCGTGCTGAGCCTGTTCTATGCCGGGCCGCCGCTCGGCATCGTCATCTCAGGCCTGATCGCGCCGTTCGTGCTGCAGGCGTTCGGGCCCGGCTCATGGTGGATCGTGTGGGCGGTGCTCGCAGGCGCCGGCGCAATGCTGATCGTGCCGCTGCTGCTGATGCGGCTTCCAGCGAACGCCGCCATGCCGGAGACGCGCGCGGACCGCGTCTCGCTGCGGCCGATGGCGATCTATCTGTTCGGCTACTTCCTCTATGGCGCGGGCTACATCGCCTATCTTACCTTCATGATTGCCTATGTCCGCGACCTCGGCGGCGGCGCC
This region of Bradyrhizobium sp. SZCCHNS1050 genomic DNA includes:
- a CDS encoding ABC transporter substrate-binding protein translates to MLSKHLLGVALGALMVAGVSASARADDVYIPLVSKGFQHQFWQAVKLGAEQAAKAANVKISFEGPETEAMVDKQIDMLSAALAKKPQAIGFAALDSKAAIPLLKKAQAAKIPVIAFDSGVDSDIPLTTCTTDNLAAAGLAADKMADMIGDAGDVAVVVHDQTSRTGIDRRDGFLKRIKDKHPNIKIVSVQYGGGDQLKSTEITKSILQANPNLKGIFGANEGSAIGVLNGVKEMKKKIVVIGYDSGKQQKAAIMSGEMAGAITQNPIGIGSCTVESAVKALKGEKLPKVTDTGFYWYDKSNITDPKIAAVLYD
- a CDS encoding ABC transporter permease, which encodes MSDPALVKDQVKDGLAPSGAMAALRRRLLGPAALQKLLAFASLVLLLAYFSFASPAFMQTDNMINILQATAVNGVLAIASTFVIITAGIDLSVGTLMTFCAVMAGVFLTYWELPMWTGIVAAIVTGALSGALSGTVITKMKVPPFIATLGMMLVLKGLALVVSGSKPIYFTNTENFSMISQDSLLGTLVPALPIPNAALILFVMAVLASVVLNRTALGRYTFAIGSNEEAVRLSGVNVDRWKIIIYGLGGAICGVAGLLIASRINSAQPALGQGYELDAIAAVVIGGTSLSGGTGTILGTIIGAFIMSVLTNGLRILSVAQEWQFVVTGVIIILAVYADMLRRNRA
- a CDS encoding sugar ABC transporter ATP-binding protein, which codes for MTAPLISVHGLCKSFPGVRALHNVRFELRAGEVHAVMGENGAGKSTLMKILAGVYRKDSGEIIYDGASVDFPGPREAQAAGIGIIHQELQLMNHLTVAQNIFIGREPMKAFGLLLDEDRLNRQAAELLAQLNLSIDPRTTVGGLTVARQQMVEIAKALSFNSRVLIMDEPTAALNDREIAELFKMIRALKARGVGIVYISHKMDELKQIADRVTVLRDGEYVATVPAETTTIETIIGMMVGRTLGDARVAGTQPVGAIALEVRGLNCGPLVRDVSFTLRKGEILGFAGLMGAGRTEVARAIFGADAVPSGDILVDNRKVTIRSPAHAVAHGIGYLSEDRKRFGLATGMDVESNVVMSNLANYLAMKFMLRKRAIRDTAGRFIRMLNIRTPSASQQVRLLSGGNQQKIVIAKWLDRDCDILFFDEPTRGIDIGAKNEIYRLLRALADQGKAIVMISSELPEVIRMSDRIVVMCEGRITGELSPDEATQERIMHLATQRETMKAG
- the leuB gene encoding 3-isopropylmalate dehydrogenase, translated to MATQKLLLLPGDGIGPEVMAEVKRLIGWLNAKGLASFETEEGLVGGAAYDAHGASISEADMDKAKAADAIIFGAVGGPKWDGVPYEVRPEAGLLRLRKDLGLFANLRPAVCYPALADASSLKREIVEGLDIMIVRELTGGVYFGEPKTITDLGNGQKRAVDTQVYDTYEIERIARVAFDLARKRRNKVTSMEKRNVMKSGVLWNEVVTAVHNREYKDVTLEHQLADSGGMNLVKYPKMFDVIVTDNLFGDMLSDIAAMLTGSLGMLPSASLGEVDAKTHKRRALYEPVHGSAPDIAGKGLANPIAMLTSFGMALRYSFDMGALADKLDAAIAAVLASGLRTADIKAEGSTPASTAQMGEAIIKELEKLTA
- a CDS encoding YbfB/YjiJ family MFS transporter codes for the protein MPISRSDPPPAHPALTNLTLSLGPIIGLGIGRFAYALVLPDMRDTLHWSYSAAGFMNTVNAAGYLIGALIAAQTARRFGGLTAVRGGTLAALVSLVVCAMTGDFIALSLARLVTGIGAGVALVAGGAVAARVALARPAQASFVLSLFYAGPPLGIVISGLIAPFVLQAFGPGSWWIVWAVLAGAGAMLIVPLLLMRLPANAAMPETRADRVSLRPMAIYLFGYFLYGAGYIAYLTFMIAYVRDLGGGAAAQSGFWCLIGLAGFTTPWVWRRVLALDRGGWPTALILTINAIGAALPSLSHSPVMLTLSAAVFGIAFSTVTTATTAFVRFNLPQAAWPRAIAALTISFGVGQTLGPFAVGAITDAMGSLTYALNVSAALLLLGAAMAALQGKLKRADRA